The Alligator mississippiensis isolate rAllMis1 chromosome 11, rAllMis1, whole genome shotgun sequence genomic interval TGGCTATCTAAGAGAGGTAGGCTTCAAAAGgcatttgaataaataaatatagtcCATTTTGCTAAACAGATTTGCTGTTGGCAAAAAGGGATTTCCCCTTGCCATGTTTCCCTTTATCATGCTATCCATAAGCTTAAGATACAGAACTAGCACAGTAACAGAAGAGGTTAGAATAATTTCTTAAGAGTCCCTTCAAGAAAGCATAGTGCATAAGCCATTATCAAAGTCCAACTTTCTCTTTTACATAGTTCTAGTCTTTCATATAGTACATGCTTGCCTTCATAATATTGCATAAATAACCATATTTTAACTATCCATGACACATTTAAATTCAGTCTGAATTATGATATAGTACCACATGACTGATCTTAGAAGAGTATAgtttcatgggaaaaaaaaaaagtttgtttgaaGCTGGCGTTAGAGTGTGGGCTCCATTTTTCAGTTAGTGTTCCTTTCTCAGTTGCGGACCACGCAAAACTCCTGCCTTTCAAACTCCTGACATAATGGTACGTTCATCCAAATTCTCCCAAAGAAGTCTTTAAGTTAAAGTACACATTAGTTTCTCCTTGAAACACGCTTCCCTGTCACTGTAtaacatttccattaaaaaaaaaagaaaaaggaaaaaaaagaacttttctttcttcttgggTACTTCCCTGACATCCCAAACTTACTGCTCACACTTCGTCGCAATGAGGTGCACAACGTCCTCTATGTAGGCAGACACAGACCAAACGTTTCCAGCCGCTTAGCACGCTCAACTTCCAACTCCTGCCTTCACACTTCCATTCTCCCTTATTCAAAAATGTAGCTTCAGTGAACAGTTTCTTTTTAGCTCGACTATCAGCTGAAGCAGCAGAAAGATAAAACCTTCTATTCCATCACAATAACGCTTATTTCAAATTCTCTTTAGAGCGTGAAAGAAACAGGCTGGATTTCTTCTACATCAGTAGGATGTGGATCAATCTGccgagaggaaaaaaaaatcagaacgaTTAACTTCTTCCAATCCTTGCATTTAcagaatattttgaaaaatgtatttaaaagtcTAATAGATTTTCTTTTTACCTCTGAGTAGAGAGGTGGAGGCTGAAACCGAAACTCCTGTATATAGGCGAACATGGGACAAGATAGTTGCTCCTCACAGTCTATTGGTTGTGGATAAGCTGGAACATGTCTACAGCATTCTTCCTCCGACACTACGTCAGCATAATTTGGTGGTGCTGAAAGCAAGAGACTGCTGTTATATAATCAGCTTGTTCAACTAGTCACAACTTTCCAGACTGTGTTTGCCCACAGTCCCCCAGAACATTATACCACAAACAGAAAACTATGAAAAATTCTACCATTACTGAATATATTATTTAAATCAGAGGTATCAGATTCACTCGGGGCCCAGGGCTAGAGCTGGACTACTAAGTTGCTTGTGAGCAGGATCTGGACTGGCAAATGGGGTGGCCTCTGTGACtctgcagtagcagctgcagtggggcaagTGACTGTGGGCTAGAAAGCCACTTGCTGTGGTGGAAGTGTGCAAGAGGTGATGATGCCCTGGATTCCATGGCAGACTACAATGTCCAGCAGCCCAAAGGGTTggatgtttgatacccctgatttAAATACCACAGTAAGAAAGGCATGGAGTACGTCATTTATTAGGAGCATGTTACAAAATTCAATTATTTTCTGGCAGATTCAAGTTTGTGCTGATGTACTTAATTTTTTAGGCACCTGACCTCAAAATGGAATCCAGAAACCCAAATGATTTTCTTCAGAAGGGAGatccaaaaaacagaaaaacatctTTCAGCTCAGGAGAATGCCAGGTAGAGCCAAGACACAGGACACCTCTAGGTTAGATGTttactagggctgtacgaaatttcagcagccatttagTTTCAGAAGTTTTCAGGCTGTTTCTGTGcccgaaacaccaaatccaaattgaaacggaaggctcagaaacatctaCGAAACTAAATGAGGCATCCAAAACGTTTCAGAAAATTTCGGCGTTTCGGAGCCGGGTTTAAACAGCTGtacactgctgccctgcctccacaggaagcagagatctggggcagcgtggggtgggcagtggcagtgaggataCCCCTGGTGCGGATCTCAGCTCCCTGCGTAGCCGAGTCACATGGCAGGGACCAGTAGACTTGCTCGCAGCTCtgagctgcttccctgccccgtgaTCCAATgcgacagggatcagagatctgtgcgggggtctccttgcctgcatGGTGGGCAgcggccctgcccctcccccggACGAGCCACCccggctctgtcctgctccctgctggggccccaagccccctgcctcacctggctgggtagggctgtgcaaagcttgccTTGCAGACTGTTCGAaaaagattcagaggagattcggccaaaacaaaacaggacaatGATCTAAAACACTGAAACGAATCGCTGTCCTCCAAAACAGCTGAATCCGAAACTGAATagaaacacagccattttgcacagccctaatgtttactATTCTACCTTCAAAAGAATGAGGAATACTCCCTGTAGCTTAAAGCTGTCCACCTCTCATCTACTACCCTAGCAGTGAAACATTTGTTCGCTACTAGGAAGTGGAAGACATTTGCTCACTACTAAGAGGTGGGAGACCAAGTTCAATATTTGAGGGGagacgtgtgtgtatgtatgtgagcATAAGACTAATTTACTGTGGTTTGGTCCTTGAATACTTTTCAGCTACCTAGTTATGCTCCCTCTTGCACTAATGATCTGCAATAGCTTGGATGGCAAATTTGGACATGGGTCTAAATACTACTTTAGCGGCCTAAATCTTTTATTGGATTTAGCTCTTGAACTGGCACAACTTCCTTGCTTCTGTAGTACACAGAATTTATCCAAATGATgaaaaaactcaaaatgtttacCTTCAGGGTGTTCTGGCATGGTCAGCGCCAGCCAACTCATGTCCATACTGAACTGGCTGGTAACGCTGGAGTTCCTGCTTGAAAACCCAGTGCAGGGAATTGTGCCAATCACCAAGGGCATTTCAATCATCAGTTTCTTAGCACCAGGAATATGGATATATACCTGTGTGATAAACCCCCCCACAAATACAACAGATTTAGACAAGTCACAAAAATGCAACAGAACTGTAGTTCATAGAAGCCAGTAGAACTCCTGTAGCGTAAGCCAACTTAAAGATATTAAGAAATTTAGTGATTCCACATGAATATGGCTAGCACTTTGCATCTTTGGTAAATCTCAAAACCATATTTTCTTTCTGCATTTTGGCCCACATCTTTCTCTGCCTGTAAAGCACCAAAGTGGAGACAGTAGGCACTTTAGTGTAAGCTCATTCCACCCttcttgagtccctgaaaatacTTAATGTAAAAGGCAGGTGGatccttctcctccttcctgtTTTTTATAGCTTGGTTTTAAGGCTAAGAACATAgcatattatgaaaaaaaagatgCACAAACAGATTTTCAGAGACTTCAATAGGATAGAGTAGGAACACATTTAAGCAGCTGATGCGTggtaggatcaggccccttgtctTTGAATGACCTCCTGTTGCTTTGCTTGCTGTTTTGACCAGCATCTTTACATGGAAGACTTTCAGGTCTTCCTTATCACTTCTGCAGTGTCACCATCCATCCAGGCATGCATTTCAGCCTGAAATTTTCTCCAGATAAGCTTGTCTTTAGACATGTAAAACTTCCCCTAAACACTCTCCACTTTCCTCCTCACCATTACTTGTTATTCAGCCTTATAGCTTAGGAATTATCTTCAATCTTTCTCCTCTTTCATACCACAGGATATCAACACAATCTGCATGTTTTCCCCTCCTTTACATAGGAGCTCTGTCTCAAAACACAAAGCTCTTCCATGCCAATCTCAAATCCCAGTCATTTTGATCACCATGTGTCCTTTTTGATACTAACACCAACCACCTCCTATTTGTTCCAGGAACTTTCCGTGCCTGACTGGACATAGCATGTTGAAAATAGCTTAGTTTCTGTTTCAACTTTTATAGGTCATCAGTTACATATTTGCACTCTGCAAGCATTTAAGACTTTTCTTCAGATACAGCCAAGACGCAATGTTACACTTTATCAAGCTTAAACTTGTTAAATACTAATGAAATTCTGATGATAAATTTAGTGCTCAAAAATAAGTATATCTGTGATGAAAACCTGCACTTACAGCTAAAGTATACTCTACTCTGATGATACAGCAATCAAGTATGGAAGGGGTTACAGGAGGGATTTTCAAAGTTTTCCCATTCCAGGTATCTGTGCTCCCAGAGGCGATATGGTTTCCTCGCACATTGGCAACCATCTGACGGAAAGTCTTTGTCTTTCCACTGGCCAAATAAGTCTGTGTTTGAAAAATGGCAGCTTTTGGAACAACCAGACGAGAGGAACAGTTTTCAATTTCTGCATAGATTGGTATTGCTTCtcctaaaaattaaaaagaaaaaaagaaaaggagtccTATGAATATTTTGTATGCATCTAGTACCTTTGCTCTGAGCGTACCTATAAATCTTTAAGATTGCTATATCACATGCCATGTTATTACTAATTTTATATTAATTGTGTCAACTTCTCCCAAACAATTTATTTGCAAACCGGTGCAGGATATAGCTTTATACTACATATTAATGTTTCACGATTGTTCGTACAGATGTTTTTGACAGACAAGTTATAAACATGCATTTGCTAAATATAGTATAGGTGTTCTCTAATTATGATGGAACATGTGCACTTCCAGAATTATCACCATAGTAATTACTGTGGGACCAGAACCCACAAAGAGTCATCAAAAATGTTCATATACCCTACACTTGTACATTTCACAGCACGTTTCTCTAGAACTTCTATAGAAAAAGGCCAATATTAAACAGTGGATCTTAGTGAAGAGCATTATTCTTTGGCCGTTGACATCCACAGCAGCTCAGATGTGGATGTCTTTTTTGGTAACAACACTGCATAATACTACTAGTTTTCAATTTGCATTACTAACAGAAGATATCGTTTAACTCAATTTTACACAGATCTGATTTTACTAACTTCTAAGTTACACAACTATTTTTCCAGCCATCTCACACTAGGCTTACATAGTTTCTGGGTTGCACAGATCACAAAAAACTCTTACTTGCTATCTAAGAAGTGAGTAAATCACGTTGTAAGAAAAAGTTCTTACCATTACAGTATCCCTTCCTCTCAATTTTGGCACTCAGAGACACTGGGCCAGAAGTGAAAAGCCAGCACCCAACCATCTTCTCCCGGCTTCTCAAAACAGGCatctaaaaaaaaacccaacaacatcTCATAGAATTCTCTTTATCTAGCTTGTATCAAAAATTGCCACATTACTTCATTGTAATATTCAGATTAATGCAAACAGACTTCAGTTGGTTGCAGGAATATACAAGCAGTTAATGAAGTCTTGTAGAGTTTGCTTTGCCCATTcatctggagcaggcagctatTTAGTTGGTAGATAAAATACCATCTACTTCCTAGATACCATCCATCATGGTAAGggaaaagggtgtgtgtgtggaaatgAGCATATTTTGTGCATGAAGTGATGAGCTTCTTTAGCAGGTTTGCCATATTAAGTCAAATCATATAAGACAAAATTAACATTTACACTTAAAATGATGAAAACAACTAAACCACCAAGTTAGCAGTCACTGTAAGCGACTTTCACGTTGTCTATGCAAAGCTCCAGGAACTCAGACCAAATTTGCAAAATTCAACTAAAATAAACAGATCCAGGCTACAAGAGTCCTAGTTCACCAAGTTGCCTAGTCAGAACCCAAGGCTTTTACTATCTACCTATAGTTCATTCACTGTCACTACCACAAGCCTAAAGCTAGCAGCAGCCAGGATAACTATGCAGTGTGTGGACCCAATGGTCACAAACCCCGTTTTCCCTTCTT includes:
- the ARRDC4 gene encoding arrestin domain-containing protein 4; protein product: MAAGAGPGQTLALVLEDAAGRAGYCSGDTVSGRVLLELPAARALRGLRLEAAGRARVYWSDPAACRGLAGGAGPRREADVRYLHLRQDLLRPRPDGEENLILLAGRHEFPFSFQLPQEPLVTSFTGKYGSIQYCVKAVLERPVAPDQSVERELQVISHIDVSSPALLMPVLRSREKMVGCWLFTSGPVSLSAKIERKGYCNGEAIPIYAEIENCSSRLVVPKAAIFQTQTYLASGKTKTFRQMVANVRGNHIASGSTDTWNGKTLKIPPVTPSILDCCIIRVEYTLAVYIHIPGAKKLMIEMPLVIGTIPCTGFSSRNSSVTSQFSMDMSWLALTMPEHPEAPPNYADVVSEEECCRHVPAYPQPIDCEEQLSCPMFAYIQEFRFQPPPLYSEIDPHPTDVEEIQPVSFTL